In Mycobacterium stomatepiae, the following are encoded in one genomic region:
- a CDS encoding hemolysin family protein gives MTGIPQLLGALALIILGGVFAAIDGAISTVSLARVAELVRDERPGARSLSKVMADRPRYINLVVLLRIVCEVTATVLLVVFFYDNFGLNWAVFGAATIMVLTSFIVIGVGPRTLGRQHAYQISLVLAIPLQVVSSLLMPVSRLLVVIGNALTPGRGLRNGPFASEIELREVVDLAQQRGVVAADERRMIESVFELGDTPAREVMVPRTEMIWIESDKFASQATVLAVRSGHSRIPVIGENVDDIVGVVYLKDLVEQTFLAADGGRDIKVAQVMRPAVFVPDSKPLDALLREMQRDRNHMALLVDEYGAIAGLVSIEDVLEEIVGEIADEYDEAEVAPIEDLGDKHFRVSSRLPIEDVGELYDVEFDDDLDVDTVGGLMALELGRVPLPGAEVVSHGLRLRAEGGPDHRGRLRIGTVLLSPAESQEHELEGTRHG, from the coding sequence TTGACGGGGATACCTCAGCTGCTCGGCGCGTTGGCACTGATCATTCTGGGTGGGGTCTTCGCGGCGATCGACGGTGCCATCAGCACGGTGTCGCTGGCTCGGGTCGCCGAGCTGGTGCGCGACGAGCGCCCCGGGGCGCGGTCCCTGTCGAAGGTGATGGCCGATCGCCCGCGCTACATCAACCTGGTGGTGCTGTTGCGCATCGTGTGCGAGGTCACCGCGACCGTGCTGCTGGTCGTCTTTTTCTACGACAACTTCGGCCTGAACTGGGCGGTGTTCGGCGCCGCGACCATCATGGTGCTGACCAGCTTCATCGTCATCGGCGTGGGTCCGCGGACGCTCGGCCGTCAGCACGCCTATCAGATCTCGCTGGTGCTGGCGATCCCGCTGCAGGTGGTTTCGTCGCTGCTGATGCCGGTCAGCCGGCTGCTGGTGGTCATCGGTAACGCGCTCACCCCGGGCCGCGGCCTGCGAAATGGGCCGTTCGCGTCCGAGATCGAGTTGCGCGAAGTCGTCGACCTGGCCCAGCAGCGTGGCGTCGTCGCCGCCGACGAGCGCCGGATGATCGAGTCGGTGTTCGAACTCGGTGACACCCCGGCGCGTGAGGTGATGGTGCCGCGCACCGAAATGATCTGGATCGAGAGTGACAAATTCGCCAGCCAAGCGACCGTCTTGGCCGTGCGCAGTGGGCATTCCCGCATCCCGGTGATCGGCGAGAACGTCGACGACATCGTCGGGGTGGTCTACCTGAAAGACCTTGTCGAGCAGACGTTTTTGGCCGCTGACGGCGGCCGGGACATCAAGGTCGCCCAGGTGATGCGCCCGGCGGTGTTCGTGCCGGACTCCAAGCCCCTGGATGCGCTGCTGCGCGAAATGCAGCGCGACCGCAATCACATGGCGCTGCTCGTCGACGAGTACGGGGCGATCGCCGGTCTGGTCAGCATCGAAGACGTGCTGGAGGAGATCGTCGGCGAGATCGCCGACGAGTACGACGAGGCAGAGGTCGCTCCGATAGAAGACCTGGGGGACAAGCACTTTCGGGTGTCGTCGCGGTTGCCGATCGAAGACGTCGGCGAACTCTACGACGTCGAGTTCGACGACGATCTCGACGTAGATACGGTCGGCGGCCTGATGGCACTGGAATTGGGCCGCGTTCCGCTGCCCGGCGCCGAAGTGGTTTCGCACGGCCTGCGGTTGCGCGCCGAGGGCGGCCCCGACCATCGCGGGCGGTTGCGGATCGGCACCGTGCTGCTGAGCCCGGCCGAATCGCAGGAACACGAGCTCGAGGGCACGCGCCATGGCTGA
- the era gene encoding GTPase Era, which produces MSEFRSGFVCLVGRPNTGKSTLTNALVGAKVAITSKRPQTTRHTIRGIVHRENFQIILVDTPGLHRPRTLLGKRLNDLVRDTYTEVDVIGLCIPADEAIGPGDRWILDQIRSVATKTALVVIVTKIDKVPKDRVAAQLVAVSELIEHSAGSAEIVPVSAVAGTQVDVLIDVLAAALPPGPAYYPDGELTDEPEEILMAELIREAALEGVRDELPHSLAVVIDEVNPREDRDDLIDVHALLYVERDSQKGIIIGKGGARLREVGTAARGQIEKLLGTKVYLDLRVKVAKNWQSDPKQLGRLGF; this is translated from the coding sequence ATGAGTGAATTCCGTTCAGGTTTCGTCTGTTTGGTGGGCCGGCCGAACACCGGCAAGTCGACGCTGACGAACGCGCTGGTCGGCGCCAAGGTCGCGATTACCTCCAAGCGCCCGCAGACCACCCGCCACACCATCCGGGGCATCGTGCACCGGGAGAACTTTCAGATCATCCTGGTCGACACTCCGGGTCTGCACCGGCCGCGCACCCTGCTGGGCAAACGCCTCAACGACCTGGTCCGGGACACCTATACCGAGGTCGACGTGATCGGGTTGTGCATCCCGGCCGACGAGGCGATCGGTCCCGGAGACCGCTGGATCCTCGACCAGATTCGTTCGGTCGCAACGAAAACGGCCCTCGTGGTGATCGTCACCAAGATCGACAAGGTGCCCAAGGACCGGGTGGCCGCGCAGCTGGTCGCGGTCAGTGAACTCATAGAACACTCGGCCGGCTCGGCCGAAATCGTCCCGGTGTCGGCGGTGGCCGGCACCCAGGTCGACGTCCTGATCGACGTGCTGGCAGCGGCGTTGCCTCCGGGGCCGGCGTATTACCCCGACGGCGAGCTGACCGACGAGCCCGAAGAGATCCTGATGGCCGAGCTGATTCGCGAGGCCGCGCTGGAGGGCGTTCGCGACGAGCTTCCGCACTCGCTGGCGGTGGTGATCGACGAGGTCAACCCGCGCGAGGACCGCGACGACCTGATCGACGTGCACGCGCTGCTCTACGTCGAGCGGGACAGTCAGAAGGGCATCATCATCGGCAAGGGGGGCGCCCGGCTGCGTGAAGTCGGGACGGCAGCGCGCGGCCAGATCGAAAAGCTGCTGGGCACCAAGGTCTATCTCGACCTGCGCGTCAAGGTCGCCAAGAACTGGCAGAGTGACCCCAAACAGCTTGGGCGGCTTGGCTTTTAG
- a CDS encoding amidase yields the protein MIGASESASGSVSGPRGTRLPTLTDLLYQLNSRSVTSDTLVRRSLHAIDVSQSTLNAFRVVLTESALADAAEADRRRAAGDTAPLLGVPIAVKDDVDVAGVPTAFGTDGYVRPASQDSEVVRRLRAAGAVIVGKTNTCELGQWPFTSGPGFGHTRNPWSRRHTPGGSSGGSAAAVAAGLVTAAIGSDGAGSIRIPAAWTHLVGIKPQRGRISTWPLPESFNGITVNGVLARTVADAALVLDAASGNVEGDRHQPPPLRASDYVSIAPGPLNIALSTRFAYTFFRAKLHPEILAATRAVGKQLQLLGHTIVTGNPDYGVRLAWDFLARSTAGLREWEERLGDGVVLDRRTLSNLRMGHVLGQAILRNARVHEAALQRRVGSIFDIVDVVVAPTTAQPPPLARSFDRLSGFGTDRAMIKACPATWPWNVLGWPSINVPAGFTSEGLPIGVQLMGPANSEGMLISLAAELEAVCGWAAKQPKVWWEHEHFRPHD from the coding sequence GTGATTGGCGCTTCTGAGTCCGCTTCCGGGTCTGTTTCCGGGCCCCGTGGCACGCGCCTGCCCACACTCACTGACCTGCTCTATCAACTGAACAGCCGCTCGGTGACCTCCGACACGTTGGTGCGGCGTTCGCTGCACGCGATCGATGTCAGCCAGTCCACGCTGAACGCATTCCGAGTGGTCCTGACCGAGTCGGCGCTGGCCGACGCGGCCGAGGCCGATCGGCGACGGGCCGCCGGCGACACAGCGCCGTTGCTGGGTGTCCCGATCGCCGTGAAAGACGACGTCGATGTTGCTGGGGTGCCCACCGCCTTCGGCACCGACGGCTACGTCCGGCCCGCCTCCCAGGATTCGGAGGTGGTCCGGCGGCTGCGGGCCGCCGGGGCGGTGATCGTCGGCAAGACCAATACCTGCGAGCTGGGTCAGTGGCCGTTCACCAGCGGGCCCGGGTTCGGCCACACCCGCAATCCGTGGTCACGGCGACACACTCCCGGCGGGTCGTCGGGCGGCAGCGCGGCCGCGGTAGCCGCGGGTCTGGTCACCGCCGCGATCGGCTCCGACGGCGCCGGCAGCATCCGCATCCCCGCGGCGTGGACGCACCTGGTCGGGATCAAGCCGCAGCGCGGCCGCATCTCGACGTGGCCGCTGCCGGAGTCGTTCAACGGAATCACGGTCAACGGCGTGCTGGCCCGCACGGTGGCCGACGCGGCCCTGGTGCTCGACGCCGCGTCGGGCAATGTCGAGGGCGATCGGCACCAGCCGCCGCCGCTGCGGGCGTCCGACTATGTCAGCATCGCTCCCGGCCCGTTGAACATCGCACTGTCAACCCGGTTCGCGTACACGTTCTTTCGCGCCAAGCTGCATCCCGAGATCCTGGCCGCCACTCGAGCCGTGGGTAAGCAGCTCCAATTGCTCGGTCATACGATCGTCACCGGCAACCCGGACTACGGCGTGCGGCTGGCGTGGGACTTCCTGGCCAGATCGACTGCGGGACTGCGGGAATGGGAGGAGCGGCTGGGCGACGGCGTGGTCCTGGATCGCCGTACCCTGTCCAACCTGCGGATGGGTCATGTGCTGGGGCAAGCGATCCTGCGCAACGCGCGAGTACACGAAGCCGCGCTGCAGCGCCGGGTCGGCTCGATCTTCGACATCGTCGACGTGGTGGTAGCCCCGACGACCGCCCAGCCACCCCCGCTGGCCCGCTCCTTCGACCGGCTGAGCGGTTTCGGCACCGACCGCGCCATGATCAAGGCGTGCCCGGCGACCTGGCCGTGGAATGTGCTGGGTTGGCCGTCGATCAACGTGCCGGCGGGCTTCACCTCGGAGGGCTTGCCGATCGGTGTGCAGTTGATGGGCCCGGCCAACAGCGAGGGAATGCTGATCTCGCTGGCCGCCGAACTGGAGGCCGTCTGCGGCTGGGCCGCCAAGCAGCCGAAGGTGTGGTGGGAGCACGAACACTTCCGTCCGCACGACTAG
- the recO gene encoding DNA repair protein RecO — translation MRLYRDRAVVLRQHKLGEADRIVTLLTHDHGLVRAVAKGVRRTRSKFGARLEPFAHIDVQLHPGRNLDIVTQVVSIDAFASDIVSDYGRYTCGCAMLETAERLAGEERAPAPALQRLTVGALRAVADGRRPRDLLLDAYLLRAMGIAGWAPALTECARCATPGPHRAFHIAAGGSVCPHCRPAGSTTPPLGVLELMSALHDGDWEAAEATPQSHRSHVSGLVAAHLQWHLERQLKTLPLVERNYRVDRTIADQRPALIGQDEACG, via the coding sequence ATGCGGCTATATCGAGACCGAGCGGTAGTGCTGCGCCAGCACAAGCTCGGCGAAGCCGACCGGATCGTCACCCTGCTGACGCATGATCACGGGCTGGTTCGTGCGGTGGCCAAAGGCGTGCGCCGCACCCGCAGCAAATTCGGAGCGCGACTGGAGCCGTTCGCGCACATCGATGTGCAGCTGCATCCCGGCCGGAATCTCGACATCGTCACCCAGGTCGTCTCGATCGACGCGTTCGCCAGCGACATCGTCAGCGACTACGGCCGGTACACCTGCGGGTGCGCGATGCTGGAAACCGCCGAGCGCCTGGCCGGTGAGGAGCGTGCACCTGCCCCGGCGCTGCAACGGCTCACGGTCGGCGCGCTGCGGGCGGTGGCCGACGGGCGCCGCCCTCGTGACCTGCTCCTGGACGCCTACCTGCTGCGGGCCATGGGCATCGCCGGCTGGGCGCCGGCGCTGACCGAGTGTGCCCGCTGCGCCACGCCCGGCCCGCATCGGGCCTTTCACATCGCCGCCGGGGGCAGCGTATGCCCGCACTGCCGCCCCGCGGGCTCGACCACGCCGCCGCTGGGCGTGCTGGAACTGATGTCCGCGCTGCACGATGGCGATTGGGAGGCCGCCGAGGCGACGCCGCAATCCCACCGCAGCCATGTCAGCGGGTTGGTGGCCGCCCACCTGCAGTGGCATCTGGAACGCCAGCTCAAGACGTTGCCGCTGGTGGAGCGCAATTATCGGGTGGACCGAACCATCGCCGATCAGCGCCCCGCGCTGATCGGGCAGGATGAGGCCTGTGGCTAA
- a CDS encoding decaprenyl diphosphate synthase: MAKHHERKLRSTDFPQLPAAPEDYPTFPDRSTWPVAFPELPPSPDGGPSRPPQHISKAVAPRIPADRLPNHVAIVMDGNGRWATQQGLTRTDGHKAGEAVVIDVVCGAIEIGIKWISLYAFSTENWKRSPEEVRFLMGFNRDVVRMRRVNLKTIGVKIRWVGSRPRLWRSVINELAVAEEMTKGNDVITVNYCVNYGGRAEIAESAREIARLAAAGRLNPERITEATVAHHLQRPDIPDVDLFLRTSGEQRSSNFMLWQAAYAEYIFQDKLWPDYDRRDLWAACEEYADRNRRFGSA, encoded by the coding sequence GTGGCTAAGCACCACGAGCGCAAACTGAGGTCTACCGACTTCCCGCAACTGCCCGCCGCGCCCGAGGACTATCCGACCTTTCCCGACCGGTCGACGTGGCCGGTGGCGTTCCCCGAGTTGCCGCCCTCTCCGGACGGCGGCCCGAGCCGGCCACCGCAGCACATTTCGAAGGCGGTCGCGCCGCGGATCCCGGCGGACCGGTTGCCCAACCACGTGGCCATCGTGATGGACGGCAACGGCCGCTGGGCCACTCAGCAGGGGCTGACCCGTACCGACGGCCACAAGGCGGGGGAGGCGGTCGTCATCGACGTCGTCTGCGGGGCAATCGAAATCGGGATCAAATGGATCAGCCTCTACGCGTTTTCCACCGAGAACTGGAAGCGTTCCCCCGAGGAGGTCCGCTTCCTGATGGGCTTCAACCGTGACGTGGTGCGCATGCGCCGGGTGAACCTCAAGACGATCGGGGTCAAGATCCGGTGGGTGGGATCGCGGCCACGCCTGTGGCGCAGCGTGATCAACGAATTGGCCGTCGCCGAGGAGATGACCAAGGGCAACGACGTCATCACCGTCAACTATTGCGTCAACTATGGCGGCCGCGCCGAAATCGCGGAATCCGCAAGGGAGATCGCACGCCTGGCGGCCGCCGGCCGGCTGAACCCCGAGCGCATCACCGAGGCGACGGTGGCACATCACCTGCAGCGGCCCGACATCCCCGACGTGGATCTCTTTCTGCGGACCTCGGGGGAGCAGCGCTCCAGCAATTTCATGCTGTGGCAGGCCGCCTACGCCGAGTACATCTTTCAGGACAAGTTGTGGCCCGATTACGATCGCCGCGATCTATGGGCGGCCTGTGAAGAATATGCGGACCGCAACCGACGGTTTGGGAGTGCCTAA
- a CDS encoding Fur family transcriptional regulator: protein MTGASVRSTRQRAAISTLLETLDEFRSAQELHDELRRRGENIGLTTVYRTLQSMASAGMVDTLRTDTGESVYRRCSEHHHHHLVCRQCGSTIEVGDHEVEEWASQVAAQHGYSEVSHTIEIFGTCSDCR, encoded by the coding sequence ATGACCGGAGCCAGCGTTCGCTCCACCCGTCAGCGCGCGGCGATCTCCACGCTGCTGGAGACCCTGGACGAATTCCGCTCGGCCCAGGAGCTACACGACGAGCTGCGACGCCGCGGTGAAAACATCGGGCTGACCACGGTCTATCGGACGCTGCAGTCGATGGCGTCGGCCGGGATGGTCGACACGCTGCGTACCGACACCGGCGAGTCGGTCTACCGGCGCTGCTCGGAGCACCATCACCACCATTTGGTGTGCCGCCAGTGCGGGTCCACGATCGAGGTGGGCGACCACGAGGTCGAGGAGTGGGCCTCGCAGGTGGCCGCCCAGCATGGTTACTCCGAGGTCAGCCACACCATCGAGATCTTCGGGACCTGCTCGGACTGTCGCTAG
- a CDS encoding ArsR/SmtB family transcription factor: MVMSSSSPTASHGSSSDLVAVRHGEAGEHSPFAEYPVPPSREILDAAGELLRALAAPVRIAIVLQLRESQRCVHELVDALAVPQPLVSQHLKILKAAGVVAGERSGREVLYRLADHHLAHIVVDAVAHASEDTP; this comes from the coding sequence ATGGTGATGTCCTCTTCGTCGCCGACCGCTTCCCATGGCTCGTCATCGGACCTGGTTGCTGTTCGGCACGGCGAAGCGGGCGAGCATTCGCCGTTCGCCGAGTACCCGGTGCCACCGTCGCGAGAGATCCTGGACGCCGCGGGTGAGCTGCTGCGTGCGCTAGCCGCCCCCGTGCGAATCGCCATCGTGCTGCAACTACGCGAATCCCAGCGCTGCGTGCATGAGCTGGTCGACGCGCTGGCGGTGCCACAACCGCTGGTCAGCCAGCATTTGAAGATTCTCAAGGCGGCGGGAGTGGTCGCCGGGGAGCGGTCCGGCCGCGAGGTGCTGTACCGCCTGGCCGACCACCACCTGGCACACATCGTCGTCGACGCCGTCGCCCATGCCAGCGAGGACACACCATGA
- a CDS encoding glycine--tRNA ligase, translating into MDHPVASVIDTVVKLAKRRGFVYPSGEIYGGTKSAWDYGPLGVELKENIKRQWWRAVVTGRDDVVGLDSSIILPRQVWVASGHVEVFHDPLVESLITHKRYRADHLIEAYEAKHGHSPPNGLADIRDPETGEPGQWTEPREFNMMLKTYLGPIETEEGLHYLRPETAQGIFVNFANVVTTARRKPPFGIGQIGKSFRNEITPGNFIFRTREFEQMEMEFFVEPSTARQWHQYWIDTRHQWYTDLGINPENLRLYEHPKDKLSHYSDRTVDIEYKFGFQGNPWGELEGVANRTDYDLSTHAKHSGADLSFYDQVSDTRYTPYVIEPAAGLTRSFMAFLIDAYAEDEAPNAKGGVDKRTVLRLDHRLAPVKAAVLPLSRRADLSPKARDLAAELRKSWNIDFDDAGAIGRRYRRQDEVGTPYCVTVDFDSLQDNAVTVRERDAMTQERVSMDSVADYLAVRLKGA; encoded by the coding sequence GTGGACCACCCCGTGGCGTCCGTCATCGACACCGTCGTTAAACTGGCCAAACGGCGTGGATTCGTCTATCCCTCGGGTGAGATCTACGGCGGCACCAAGTCGGCGTGGGACTACGGGCCGTTGGGTGTGGAGCTCAAGGAGAACATCAAGCGGCAGTGGTGGCGGGCCGTGGTCACCGGCCGCGACGACGTCGTCGGACTCGACTCGTCGATCATCCTGCCGCGACAGGTGTGGGTGGCATCCGGGCACGTCGAGGTGTTCCACGACCCGCTGGTGGAGTCGCTGATCACCCACAAGCGTTACCGTGCCGACCACCTGATCGAGGCCTACGAGGCCAAACACGGGCATTCGCCGCCCAACGGGCTGGCCGATATCCGCGACCCGGAGACCGGGGAGCCGGGGCAGTGGACCGAGCCGCGCGAATTCAACATGATGCTCAAGACCTACCTCGGCCCGATCGAGACCGAGGAGGGGCTGCACTACCTGCGGCCCGAGACCGCGCAGGGCATCTTCGTCAACTTCGCCAACGTGGTGACGACCGCGCGGCGTAAGCCGCCGTTCGGCATCGGCCAGATCGGCAAGAGCTTCCGCAACGAGATCACCCCGGGCAATTTCATCTTCCGCACCCGCGAGTTCGAGCAGATGGAGATGGAGTTCTTCGTCGAGCCGTCGACCGCCAGGCAGTGGCACCAGTACTGGATCGACACCCGGCACCAGTGGTACACCGACCTCGGCATCAACCCCGAGAACCTGCGGCTCTACGAACACCCCAAAGACAAGCTGTCGCACTACTCCGACCGCACCGTCGACATCGAGTACAAGTTCGGCTTCCAGGGCAATCCGTGGGGTGAGTTGGAAGGCGTCGCCAACCGGACTGACTACGACTTATCAACGCACGCAAAGCATTCCGGTGCCGACCTGTCGTTCTACGACCAGGTAAGCGACACCCGGTACACGCCGTACGTGATCGAACCCGCGGCCGGCCTGACGCGGTCGTTCATGGCGTTTTTGATCGATGCCTACGCCGAGGACGAGGCCCCGAACGCCAAGGGTGGCGTGGACAAGCGCACCGTGCTTCGCCTGGACCACCGGCTGGCCCCGGTCAAGGCGGCGGTGCTGCCGCTGTCCCGGCGCGCCGACCTGAGCCCCAAGGCCCGCGACCTGGCCGCCGAATTGCGGAAATCCTGGAACATCGATTTCGACGACGCGGGCGCGATCGGGCGCCGCTACCGGCGCCAGGACGAGGTCGGGACGCCATACTGCGTGACGGTGGATTTCGACTCGCTGCAGGACAACGCCGTCACCGTGCGTGAACGCGACGCGATGACGCAGGAGCGGGTCTCGATGGACTCCGTCGCCGACTACCTGGCGGTTCGGCTCAAAGGCGCGTAG
- a CDS encoding PPE family protein, translated as MLLDFVFFPPEINSALMYGGAGSGPLLAAAAAWDGLAADMWASASSFDSVVSGLAANGQWIGPSSESMTQAAAPYLQWLHTAAAHASMSAVQARVAATSYESAFAATVPPAAIAANRIQLMTLIATNILGQNTAAIAMTEFEYIQMWLQDVLAMFGYHAGAQSVMSALPSIGSAPSSLAGLFTTPLSTLASQFTGALSSLGGQIFGPGFSSAVTAIQSALSQVGSIVTSAPVSSLMSAAQIGMYPASALMPPMMALSQGTAPVTSLAGATSVAATGASQTVGSTGPAMRMMSGDGSWGSSISAGLGRARLVGAISVPPVWQGSTPAPIVSSAMAGAGASGAAVEPAGTTSGMPMPARAGAGHDKPAEMVGRGGTSQTHVVQTRPKVVPRKGA; from the coding sequence ATGCTTCTGGATTTTGTGTTCTTCCCGCCGGAGATCAACTCGGCCCTGATGTACGGCGGTGCCGGCTCGGGACCGCTGCTGGCTGCTGCCGCGGCATGGGACGGTTTGGCCGCCGACATGTGGGCGTCGGCGTCGTCCTTCGACTCCGTGGTGTCGGGTCTGGCGGCGAACGGGCAGTGGATCGGTCCGTCCTCGGAGTCGATGACGCAGGCGGCGGCGCCGTATTTGCAGTGGTTGCACACGGCGGCGGCGCACGCCTCCATGTCGGCCGTGCAGGCCCGGGTGGCGGCGACGTCGTACGAGTCGGCATTCGCGGCGACGGTGCCGCCCGCGGCCATCGCGGCGAACCGTATCCAGCTGATGACCTTGATCGCGACCAACATCCTGGGCCAGAACACGGCGGCCATCGCGATGACCGAATTCGAATACATCCAGATGTGGCTTCAGGATGTGTTGGCGATGTTCGGCTACCACGCGGGGGCGCAATCGGTCATGTCGGCGTTGCCGTCGATCGGTTCAGCCCCGTCGAGCTTGGCGGGGTTGTTTACCACGCCGCTGAGCACGTTGGCCTCGCAGTTCACCGGGGCGTTGTCGTCGTTGGGCGGGCAGATATTCGGCCCCGGGTTCTCCTCGGCGGTGACCGCGATCCAATCCGCGCTGTCCCAGGTGGGATCGATCGTTACGTCGGCGCCGGTGTCGTCCTTGATGTCGGCGGCCCAGATCGGGATGTATCCCGCGAGCGCGTTGATGCCGCCGATGATGGCGCTGAGCCAGGGCACCGCGCCGGTGACATCGCTGGCCGGTGCGACGAGTGTGGCCGCCACCGGGGCGTCGCAGACCGTCGGCTCGACCGGCCCGGCGATGCGCATGATGAGCGGCGACGGGAGCTGGGGCTCGTCCATCTCGGCCGGTCTGGGTAGGGCTCGGTTGGTGGGCGCCATCTCGGTGCCCCCGGTGTGGCAGGGCTCAACCCCGGCCCCGATCGTCAGCTCGGCGATGGCGGGAGCGGGAGCGAGCGGCGCCGCGGTGGAGCCGGCCGGAACCACCAGCGGCATGCCGATGCCGGCGCGGGCGGGCGCGGGGCATGACAAGCCGGCCGAAATGGTGGGCCGGGGCGGAACCAGTCAGACCCACGTGGTGCAGACCCGGCCGAAGGTGGTGCCGAGAAAGGGAGCTTGA
- a CDS encoding WXG100 family type VII secretion target — MATRFMTDPHAMRAMAGRFEMHAQTVSDEARKMWASSMNIAGAGWSGQAQATSYDTMGQMNQAFNNIVNMLHGVRDGLIRDANNYETQEQASQQALSH, encoded by the coding sequence ATGGCAACACGTTTTATGACCGACCCGCACGCGATGCGTGCGATGGCGGGCCGTTTTGAGATGCATGCGCAGACGGTGTCGGACGAGGCTCGCAAGATGTGGGCGTCGTCGATGAACATCGCCGGTGCGGGCTGGAGCGGTCAGGCCCAGGCCACGTCGTACGACACGATGGGTCAGATGAACCAGGCGTTCAACAACATTGTCAACATGCTCCACGGCGTGCGTGACGGGCTGATCCGTGACGCGAACAACTACGAGACGCAAGAGCAGGCCTCGCAGCAGGCCCTCAGCCACTAG
- a CDS encoding WXG100 family type VII secretion target yields the protein MSINYQFGDVDAHGALIRAQAASLEAEHQAIVRDVLAAGDFWGGAGSVACQEFITQLGRNFQVIYEQANQHGQKVQSAGNNMASTDSAVGSSWA from the coding sequence ATGTCGATCAATTACCAGTTCGGAGATGTGGACGCGCATGGCGCGTTGATTCGCGCGCAGGCCGCCTCGTTGGAGGCCGAGCACCAGGCCATCGTTCGCGATGTGTTGGCTGCCGGTGACTTCTGGGGCGGCGCCGGTTCGGTGGCGTGCCAGGAGTTCATCACCCAGTTGGGTCGCAACTTCCAAGTGATCTACGAGCAGGCCAACCAGCACGGGCAGAAGGTGCAAAGTGCCGGCAACAACATGGCCAGCACCGACAGCGCCGTCGGGTCCAGCTGGGCCTAA